DNA sequence from the Cohnella herbarum genome:
TACCGAAACCGGGAGAAGTCACGCTTGCGCATCACGGTATTTTATTCTTGGACGAGATGCCCGAGTTTTCTCGCGTTTGCTTAGAGGCGTTGCGCCAACCTCTCGAGGATCGGGAAGTCACGATCGGGAGAGCGCGCGGCGTCTGTAGATACCCTGCACGATTTATGCTAGCCGCTTCGATGAACCCCTGTCCGTGCGGTTATTACGGCGGTTCGGTCGATGATCGTCCCTGTACTTGCACTCCTACGGCCATCGCGAGATACCGTTCGCGGATGTCGGGTCCGCTTGCCGACCGCATCGACTTGCAAGTCGAGCTGCCGCGTCAAGCGGTACGACAGCCTACGGAAACCGGAATGACCTCGGGGCAAGCGAGAGAACTCGTCATGGAAGCCGCCAATAGGCAGAAATCACGTTACGCCAAACATGGGATTCAATGGAACAGCCAATTGCAGGGGCCGTTATTAAAAAAATATACGCGACTCTCTTCCGATGCCGAAATGTTGCTACAACAAGTGTACGAGCAGTTAGGCCTCAGTTTTCGCGCGCATGACCGAATCCTTAAGATGTCTCGCACGATCGCGGACCTCGCCGGAAAAGAATCCATCCGATTGGAGGATGTTGCGGAGGCGATTAGCTATAGGAGCTTGGATCAAATGATGGAATAAATTGATATTGCATTCCATTTAAACATTAAATGACATGCGACCCCTTTTTTACTAGATGATTTTATCCCTCTATGATTGAATTTTAGCACTTACCATAATTTGCTACTGATTCTATGATGGAGTTGATTCCAAAACAAACCATTTTAGGAGGCCCATCATTAATGAAGAAACGTCTACTACTCACTATGCTTAGCTCGGTCCTAGTGGCAACAACGGTCACAAGTGTGGTCGGCGCAGCAGAAAAAAGCGTTACTTTAGTAGTCAGACATACGCAATTGGGCGAGGCGAAACAACAACGTCTCAACATACTCAACGATGTTTTGAAAGCGGTTAAAAAAGACGTTTCCGGTGTCGAGTTCAAATTAGACGGCGTTGATTCGGACGTAAACCGCAAAGAAAAATTACGTTCCGAAATGGCAACCAACTCCGCTCCCGCTATTTTCGATCTATTCGGCGGAGCCGATACGCAATTATATGCTTCGGAAGGAAAGTTGCTGGACTTAACGCCGATTCTTAAAGAGCTTGGCTTGCAAAATAAATTTATTTCTTTGGGCGAGTTTACGGTAGACGGTAAAGTGTACGGCTTACCGATAGGCGGGTTCCAAGAAGGATATTTTTACAATAAACCATACTTCGCGCAAAACAAGCTTCAAGTTCCCAAAACGTTAGAGGAGCTCGAAAAGCTGGCCGAAGTCATTAAAAAGAACGGAAAAACGCCTTTTGCGCAAGCATCCAAACAAGCTTGGGTAGCGCTTATGACAGCGAATACATTGTGGTCCCGTTATGCAGGCCCGGATATTACTTACGGATTCGCAACCGGCAAAACCAAATGGAATAGCCCTGATATGGTCGCAGCTTTCACGAAGTACTCGGATTGGGTTAAAAAGGGTTACTTCAAAAAAGGCGAACTGGGTCTAGAGTACGCCGAACAACGCAATCAACTTATTCGCGGCGAAGCGATCATGATGTACGACGGATCTTGGGCTTCCAGCGTATTCGCGGATGTTAAACAAGCCGGTAAAATGACCAACCAAGTGGGATACTTCCCAATGCCTAAAGTGTCCAACGGCAAAGGCAGCCAAACTGCAGTTAACGGAGGGTTCTCTAACGGTTATGGTTTCTCGGCCAAAGTCAAGGGGAATGCCAAACAATTAGCGGCAGTCAAATCGTTTATCAAAAACATGTATAACGACGAAATGCAAATTCGCGGACTAGAAGCGGATGGCGTATTGCCTTCCATGAAAGTTGATAGCGCGAAAATCGCAAAAGCAAAAGTTTCCGACCTAGTGAAAGAAATTATTGCGGTAGGCAACAAAGCAAGCGGTGCATTCCCGGCATTCGACGCTCTCGTTCAACCGGACGTGAACACGGCGATTAGCGAAGGAATTCAAAAATTGATCGGCGGGAAAACCACGCCGAAGAAAATGTTGGACGACGTTCAAGAAGTTCAAGAAGAAGCGAACGAAGAGGCAGAGTAAGTAACGAAACGCAAGAAGAGCAGAAAAGTACCACCCGCCTAAGAGTGGGTGGTACTTTTTAATAAACGATTCAGTGTGAATAAAGTATCTCTATTCATTTCTGAATCGTCTCCAACATAAACGTTCCCCCGCCATCCCTATGGACGGCGACAGCAGTTTACGCTTGGAACCATCAGAAGAGTACAAGTCAGACTTCACGGAGGTAACAATGAATAAAGCCTTAAGAAACCCTATGACTTACGTGTTCTTTATGTTGCCCATTCTCGTGCTCTACGTCTTATTTTTCATATATCCGATGATCGATGCTTTCGCCAAAGGGTTTACGAAATGGAACGGCATCGGAACGCCTGAGTTTAATGGTTTAAAAAACTTTGATAAAGCATTTTCGGATGATAAATTTTGGCATTCCGTCAAAAACAATAGTTATTTCATTTTATTCTCCGTTTTCGTGCAAGTCCCGATCATCGTATTTTTCTCGCTATTGATCAGCAACGTAAAAAAACTCAAGGGATTGTACAAAACAGCCGTATTCGTTCCCTCGGTCATGTCGACCGCGGTAGTCGGTATTTTGTGGAGTTTCATCTACGAACCCGATATCGGCTTGTTTAACATTATCCTAACGAAAATAGGACTTGATCCGGTAATGTGGTTGTCCGAATCCAAATGGGCGATGGTGTCTATCTTGATTACGAACGCTTGGCAGTGGATGGGATTCTACATTGTTATGGTTCTTGCCGCGATCTTATCGATTCCGAAGGAAATCGATGAAGCCGCCGTCATCGACGGAGCTAACGGTTTTCAACGCGCGATTCGAATAACGATGCCTCTCATCATGCCGATTATTTCCGTTGTTATTATGCTCTCCATCGCAGGAGCGATGAAAGCGGCCGATATTGTTATCGTCATGACCAAGGGCGGCCCAGGGGGAGCAACGGATGTTATGGCGACTTATATGATCAAATACGGGATAACGAACGTGAAATACGGATACGGCAACGCGATCGCCGTGTTGATTTTCGTTTTCACTCTCATTCTTACGGCGTTGTATCAGTTATTGATTGCTAGAAGAAGCGAAAGGATCGAATACTAATGATGATAAGATCGATGAAAAAAAGTGTCAGTCACATTGTTTTACTAGTCTACTTGATCGCGATCCTTTATCCGTTCCTGTTCGTTCTCTTCTCGTCCTTGAAGACGGATAATCAGGCGATTGCGAGCAATCCGTTCGGTCTCCCGTCATCGTTTCATTTCGAAAATTTTCACGAGGCCTGGGTAAATGCGAATATTAGCGTGTACTTTTTTAATAGCTTGTATATCGCAACGCTGTGCTCGATCGCTACCATTCTAATTTCTTCCCTGGCAGCTTTTGCGATTACGCGGATGCGTTATTCGAAATTAAGCAAGGGGATGTTCCAATTTATTCTGATTGGCATGCTCATTCCAGGTAATGCCTTACTGCTTCCTATTTACATATTGTTGAAAGACACGTCTATTCTGGGCACGCATTTGGCGTTAATCATCCCCTATACCGCCGGGGCGATTCCGTTTACGGTTATTATTTTGTCGGCGTTTATGCGCTCTATTCCAAGCGAGCTTGAAGAAGCCTCCGTTATGGACGGTTTGAGCGCAAAGGGGATATTCGCGCGAATTATTTTGCCCATTACGATCCCGGCACTGGTAACCGTGTTTATCGTCAACTTCATCGGCAACTGGAACGAGTTCCTAATGGCGAATTTCTTCATCTCCACGGATGAATTGCGTACTCTGCCTGTCGGGATGGTCGGTTTCCGCGACACGTATAATACGAATTACGCGCAAATGTCGGCGGGAATCGTATACAGCATCGTTCCGGTCATGATTATTTACGCAGTCCTGCAAAAACAAATAATCGAAGGTTTAACCGCAGGTAGCGTCAAAGGCTGATTCCTCGGTGACGGAGCGTCCCCCCTCCCGCTCCGTCACTCGATCGCCGCCTTTAGTCGAACAAAAAAAAACAAGGAAACTAATCGTTTCCTTGCCCGATGTCGATCATTTCCAGCAGAGCTGCTGGAATTTGATACTCCTGATCTTTGATGATGATTCTTTTCGTTTTGGCGATCTCGCTGGCTTCGTGATTTTCCTTGATCTCCGCGATTTCGTTATGCAATCTTTCCATTTGCTTATCCAACGCCGCTGCGGAATCAGCGGCTTCTTTCAACTCTTGCAGAAGCCTTAGAGGGACGGCCTCGTTGTATTTGTAGAAAATTTTGTGCTCCAAACTAGCCCAGAAATCCATCGCTATCGTTCGGATTTGCACCTCTACGCATACCTTTTCCTGCCTATCGGACATATAGACCGGCACTTCGACGATCAGATGCAGACTTTGATATCCATTTGGCTTCGGGTGCTCGATATAATCTTTCGTCTCCAAGATCGTGAGGTCGGATTGACTTCTCAGCATCTCTCTGATTCGATAAATGTCGGAGACGAACGAACAAGTAATGCGCAAGCCGGCGATATCTTTTATCTTATCCCGAATACTGACAAAAGAAATATCGCAGCCTTTCCGGTTCATTTTGTTTAAAATGCTTTCCGGCGATTTCAAACGGGATTTCGTATGTTCGATCGGGTTGTAATCGTGCAGGAAATGAAACTCTTCTTTTAAGATTTCGATCTTCGTTTCCAAGGAATCCAGGGCGAATTTGTACATCATTAAAAACCGGGTAATTTCTTCCTTGAATCTTTTGAATTGTTCCATCGGCAGCGGTAAATTAGTCAGAATGGTTCATCCTTTGTCTAAAGCATTTTATTTACCGAGTAAAATGCGAGTGTAAGGCGAATCGATCGGCAACATAATGACCGGCTCATTCTCCAACGTCTTGACGTAGCTTTGCAATGTGCGGTAGAAATTATAAAATTCCGGATCCTTGCCATAAGCTTCGTTGTAGATTTGAGCGGCTTCCTGCTCGCCTTGCGCGATGATTTTCTTGGCGTCAGCTTGCGCTTGTGCCAGCAGCTCCGTTGCCGTACGGTCCGCTTTCGACGTAATTTTGCGGGATTCCTCGTCACCTTCGGACAAATATCGCGCCGCGATGGACTCGCGATCCGAGATCATCCGGTTATAAACGCTCTGCTTGTTCCCTTCCGGCAGGTCGGTACGCTTAATTCGAACGTCTATGATCTCGATACCGTAGTTATCCCTTACGATCGCATCGGCTACATCGTTCGTAATGTCATCGTTGATGTTGCCTCGTTCGGTATTCTCGCTAATAATATTATCATAATTGATCTCGGAAAGCTTGCGACGTACCGAGTTGTATACGGCTTCGTCGATCCGTTGAATGCCCCCGCCCAACGTTTGGACCGTTTTCAAAAAACTTTGCGGGTTGTTGATTCTCCATACGGTATAGTTATCGACGATTATCGGTTTCTTATCCTTCGTCAAAATCGTAGTCGGGTTGCTCTCGTACGTCATTTGGTATTTGGGAAGCTTCGATAAGCTTTCGATAAAAGGAATTTTAAAATGTAATCCCGGACTTTCCTCGACTCTCATCGCTTCGCCGAACTTAAGAACAACCTTGTACTCGCCTTCCTTGACGACGAACAATGAACCGGCGCCGAGAATAATGACGACGATAACGCTTGCGAGCCATATGATTAGTCTTTTACTCATTTCGCGGTCCCTCCTTGCTGAGCGCCTGCAGAACCGGAAGCAGTACCTGTCGCGGCACCCGATGCGGAGCCGGTGTTTCGAAGAAGCTCATTGATCGGCAAATACTTGACGGTATCGCCGTTGGAATCCGAGATGAAAATTTTTGCCTTAGGCAATATCTTTTCCAGCGTTTCCACGATTAATCGGCTTTCGGTTACGTCTTTGTTCTTCGCGTATTCCGCAAAGATTGCGTTAAATTGAGCCACGTCGCCTTGAGCGTTAAGGATACGCGACTTTTTCTCCGCTTCCGCGTTCTCGAGCAACGCTTGGGCTTCTCCGCGAGCTTTCGGAATTTTATCGTTCTCGTATTTGGCCGCGTTGTTGATTTTCGTATTCTTTTCCTCGCGCGCGTTCGTAACCTTCTGGAACGCTTCCTCGACTTGCCCGCTCGGCGGCTCGATATCCTGGAACTTGATGTCGATGATCTGCATGCCCGTACGGTATTTGCCTTGAAGCTCCAGAAGCTTCTCGCGTACTTTATCCTGTATGACGGTTTTACCGTCCGTTATCGCGTAATCCAGCTTCTCGGACCCGATGATGGAACGAATGGAAGAGCTTGCGGCGTTACGCAGAAACTGTTCCGGATTATCGATGTTGTACAAGTACTCGTGAATGTTATTTATTTTCCACTGAACGACCGCGTCCGCGGAAACGATGTTCTCGTCGCCCGTGATCATTAACGCTTCTTCTTCGACCGGAGTAATAACGTCCCCTTGCATGCGATAGCCGATATAAATGCGTTGGGTAAGCTCCGCGGGTACGATAACGACCTGCTGGATCGGATAAGGCCATTTGAAATGCAGACCTGCCGTCGTCTCCGTCGTGTACTTACCGAAAGTCAGTACGGCGGCTCTTTCCTGTTCTTGCACGGTGTAAAAGGATGAATAAGCAATAATTACTACCAAAAGCGCCGCAACGCCAATGCCGATTTTCTTGAGCATGCCCGGCGGCAGATCCAGCGGATTGTTCGGTCTTTTCGGAATTTTTACGAGTTCCATTCAGCCATGTGCCTCCCTTGGTATCTTTCAAAACGCTTCTTGAATTGATACGTGTCGAACGCCCGTACGTTTCATAAATAAATGAAAAACCCCCTAGGTTTAGGAGGTTTATTATTTACGCGAGAACCGGAAGTCCCGGCTGAATTCAAGATTCGACGTCGAACAACAACAACAACAACAACAACAACAACAACAACAACAACAACAACAACAACAACCTCTATTTCAAAAAGCGCCTTGCAAATGTTTGACTTCTCTGACTGTCCCGTCCCCGTTAAAAGTAACGGCTACCACGTCGAATCGAACCGGTTTCGTTTCTGCTTGGTGCCGTTTAAGGTAGACGGAGGCCAGTTCCCTAACCTGCCGGCATTTGCGCGGAGTGACCGCTTCTACGGCGGAGCCGTATCGGATCGGGTTCGTTCGGGATCGGACTTCGACGAATATAAGGGTCTCTCCGTCACTCGAGATCAAATCAAGTTCGCCGGCGCGGCAACGCCAATTGCGTTCTAATATGACGTA
Encoded proteins:
- the hflC gene encoding protease modulator HflC codes for the protein MSKRLIIWLASVIVVIILGAGSLFVVKEGEYKVVLKFGEAMRVEESPGLHFKIPFIESLSKLPKYQMTYESNPTTILTKDKKPIIVDNYTVWRINNPQSFLKTVQTLGGGIQRIDEAVYNSVRRKLSEINYDNIISENTERGNINDDITNDVADAIVRDNYGIEIIDVRIKRTDLPEGNKQSVYNRMISDRESIAARYLSEGDEESRKITSKADRTATELLAQAQADAKKIIAQGEQEAAQIYNEAYGKDPEFYNFYRTLQSYVKTLENEPVIMLPIDSPYTRILLGK
- a CDS encoding GTP pyrophosphokinase; protein product: MEQFKRFKEEITRFLMMYKFALDSLETKIEILKEEFHFLHDYNPIEHTKSRLKSPESILNKMNRKGCDISFVSIRDKIKDIAGLRITCSFVSDIYRIREMLRSQSDLTILETKDYIEHPKPNGYQSLHLIVEVPVYMSDRQEKVCVEVQIRTIAMDFWASLEHKIFYKYNEAVPLRLLQELKEAADSAAALDKQMERLHNEIAEIKENHEASEIAKTKRIIIKDQEYQIPAALLEMIDIGQGND
- a CDS encoding carbohydrate ABC transporter permease translates to MNKALRNPMTYVFFMLPILVLYVLFFIYPMIDAFAKGFTKWNGIGTPEFNGLKNFDKAFSDDKFWHSVKNNSYFILFSVFVQVPIIVFFSLLISNVKKLKGLYKTAVFVPSVMSTAVVGILWSFIYEPDIGLFNIILTKIGLDPVMWLSESKWAMVSILITNAWQWMGFYIVMVLAAILSIPKEIDEAAVIDGANGFQRAIRITMPLIMPIISVVIMLSIAGAMKAADIVIVMTKGGPGGATDVMATYMIKYGITNVKYGYGNAIAVLIFVFTLILTALYQLLIARRSERIEY
- the hflK gene encoding FtsH protease activity modulator HflK → MELVKIPKRPNNPLDLPPGMLKKIGIGVAALLVVIIAYSSFYTVQEQERAAVLTFGKYTTETTAGLHFKWPYPIQQVVIVPAELTQRIYIGYRMQGDVITPVEEEALMITGDENIVSADAVVQWKINNIHEYLYNIDNPEQFLRNAASSSIRSIIGSEKLDYAITDGKTVIQDKVREKLLELQGKYRTGMQIIDIKFQDIEPPSGQVEEAFQKVTNAREEKNTKINNAAKYENDKIPKARGEAQALLENAEAEKKSRILNAQGDVAQFNAIFAEYAKNKDVTESRLIVETLEKILPKAKIFISDSNGDTVKYLPINELLRNTGSASGAATGTASGSAGAQQGGTAK
- a CDS encoding YraN family protein, whose protein sequence is MEDLPSPSTIAKDRRTAVGRAGEDVAAEHLKQSGYVILERNWRCRAGELDLISSDGETLIFVEVRSRTNPIRYGSAVEAVTPRKCRQVRELASVYLKRHQAETKPVRFDVVAVTFNGDGTVREVKHLQGAF
- a CDS encoding carbohydrate ABC transporter permease; its protein translation is MIRSMKKSVSHIVLLVYLIAILYPFLFVLFSSLKTDNQAIASNPFGLPSSFHFENFHEAWVNANISVYFFNSLYIATLCSIATILISSLAAFAITRMRYSKLSKGMFQFILIGMLIPGNALLLPIYILLKDTSILGTHLALIIPYTAGAIPFTVIILSAFMRSIPSELEEASVMDGLSAKGIFARIILPITIPALVTVFIVNFIGNWNEFLMANFFISTDELRTLPVGMVGFRDTYNTNYAQMSAGIVYSIVPVMIIYAVLQKQIIEGLTAGSVKG
- a CDS encoding ABC transporter substrate-binding protein, whose protein sequence is MKKRLLLTMLSSVLVATTVTSVVGAAEKSVTLVVRHTQLGEAKQQRLNILNDVLKAVKKDVSGVEFKLDGVDSDVNRKEKLRSEMATNSAPAIFDLFGGADTQLYASEGKLLDLTPILKELGLQNKFISLGEFTVDGKVYGLPIGGFQEGYFYNKPYFAQNKLQVPKTLEELEKLAEVIKKNGKTPFAQASKQAWVALMTANTLWSRYAGPDITYGFATGKTKWNSPDMVAAFTKYSDWVKKGYFKKGELGLEYAEQRNQLIRGEAIMMYDGSWASSVFADVKQAGKMTNQVGYFPMPKVSNGKGSQTAVNGGFSNGYGFSAKVKGNAKQLAAVKSFIKNMYNDEMQIRGLEADGVLPSMKVDSAKIAKAKVSDLVKEIIAVGNKASGAFPAFDALVQPDVNTAISEGIQKLIGGKTTPKKMLDDVQEVQEEANEEAE